The genomic DNA CACAGTGCAGGGGCTTTACGTTTTCTTGCACGGTTGACGGGCACGGCTAGCTCAATGGCTCGGTGGCTTTGCTGTTCCCGGCTTCAAATATTATTTTCAAAAACAATTTTGTATTTACAAAGCAGACATTTGATTCTGAGAAAATATACGGTACACACTACCCACACGGTGGTCCCCTAAAAAACCTCAAAATATTTACCAAATATAAatgttttgtaatatttgaaaaaaaatacaaatagaAAAGGGTACTGCACACACTGTGTGCAAATCAAATTTCAAGACTAAAACCTATAGTATGACGTATGAAATTGAAAAGCTACGAATGAAAAGCAAAAATATCTGACAAATTGAGTTGAATTTGATTGTCGAGATTATAAATACATCTAGACATGTGTTTTGTGCATGTGTGATTTCACCAAGtagttagggtgtgtttagatcccaccccgtaaacgcaaaaaagccgtaaacgcattaaagtgaaaaggaatcttgctaatttgaagtactaaatgaagtctatttacaaaactttttgcatggttgggctgtaaatcgcgagacgcatctaatgagcctacttaatccatgatttacaatagtgatgctacagtaaccatccgctaattattgattaatcatggattaattagcaccattagattcgtctcgcgatttacaacccatctgtgcaaaaagttttataaatagacttcatttagtacttcaaattgggaagattcccacgcaaaaaatttttgcgttTACACGTCCCCTGATCTAAACACGGTTTGCACACATTTTTACTGGATGGACTCGAatgtatgtaaataaaaaagTGATATCACCTAGTAGCTAGTTTGCACACATTTTTACGGGATGGAAATCCGAATGTGTGTATTTTGAAGCTGAGATAGAAAATATGAAAGAGGTATCCATCTATATTTACGGGATCCTATTTTTTCGATTGGGATATCCCGTTTTCAACATAAACAGGATGAGCTCGCTCGTTATGAAGACTCACCCTCTCCGCCCAACAGCACGATGACGGCTCGCCTCCGCTCCTCGCCAGCTCGCCGACGACTTGCCCGGCTTGACCGCGCCGATGCCTATGCGGGCATGGCGCGTGCATGCGTGTGGGCACGGCTATAGTTGGCCAAGTGGGTCGGGTTTCGGGCCGAGTGGCCCGAAACCCGACCCGAAAAAGCACATCCGAACTCGATCCGGCACGATGTGAATAGTGCCTAGGCCGGCCCGACCCGATCAAGTGGGCTGTGCCTGGGCCACCACTCCGGCCCGTAGTGCTAGCCCGAGCACGGCCTGACTAACAACCAGACCCGATAGCAGCCCATTAGTAGCTCTGGCCCATATATTATCATATATATGGCACCTGCGTATGCGGGTGCGGATTTTGTGAAAACCCGCCCGTAGGCAAACCCGCGGGGTTAGGAAAAACCTGCCCGCAGGCAGACCCGTGGGTGCATTtttgcacccgcacccgcatccgcgggtttcgggtgCCCGCGGGTATGACAGCATGTACAACAAAAATGCATAAATCCATTAATTTAAACAGTCAAATAACACATTTCTTTAAGTAATAAGTGCAAACTAACAACAAATCCATAAATTCAAAGTAATAAGGACAAACTaacaacaaattcataagttcctgTGCTCATTTTATAGTTAGAATAGTTGAACTGGACCTTATCTAACTAGGTTGGGCTAAGGTTTCTTTGTTTTTGGATGGGTGCGGGTCCATCTGAGGCTGGAATttcaaacccgcacccgcactaTGCGGGTACGGGTCCACCCATGGGTAGAATATCGAATCCGCACCCACACCCGTCAGGTCTAAAATCCGCGAGTGGAATTGCGATCCCTACTCTCCCCCCTAACCCTATTTTTTTCCTCCCTTCACCAGCTGCCACACCCACACCCACTCTCTTCCTTCTCTCCCTCGCGGCacttctgatggccggcgggcggcggcctctctgcgccgcccctccggtCTCCCCGCAGCAGCGCTCCAGCCTCCCCGTGGTGGTGCTGCTCTTCACTCCGGCCGCGGGCCTCTCCTCCCGCCTTCTTGTGCCGCCCTCCACTCCTGACCTCGCCGCCAATGGCCTCCCTGCGCCGTCCTTCCGACCTCCACGTGACGGCGCTctgacctcgccgcgccgcccaccgctccagcctccagccgtGACTCCTTTCCTTCGCCTCCCCGCACCGTCGTGCGCCTCCGGCCGCTCGCCATGACCTCCACCGGCCGCTGCACCTTCATTCCAGATCtgggccggcacgggcacgaACGGCCCGGCCCGACCCTATTACCTGGGCTTAGGGTCGTGCCTGGGCTGCTGAGTCAGCACGCCGAGCGGCCCGGCACGGCCCGACTAACTGGTCGGGCCAAATAAGACTGGGCCATATCGGGCTTGGGCCGAGCCGGGCTAGGGCCGAGTTGGGCTGGGCGGCCCATTTGGCACACGGCCACACGCATGCGCGTGCCTGGCCGGCCGTGCGTCGTCCCCCCTTCTCTATGCTCAGCTAGCGAGACTGATTTCTATATTCTGCTAGACTTTTATTTTTGAAACGGGATATTCTGCTAGGCTTGTGAATGTTACTTTCCAATCATCaagtaatatttttttatattgcaAGTTTGCTGGATGCATGCAGTGTAGTTAGGTGTGGGCATTCGGGTAATTCGGGAGAATCGggtcgggtaattcgggtaatgAAAACTGCTACCCGAAATTTATCCGAAAAAATGAAGGGTTTTTTGGATTGACACCATTACAATTCTTGTGCTTTGGAGAAGTACCATTACTATTCGCCTATTCGGAAAGATACCATTACAATTCTTGTTTTGTCACAGCAACACCATGTTCTACGTATGGGACGGCCTCGGGCCCAACCGCAGGCGTATACCCCCCGTCCGTTTTCCCGTATGGCCCATTTTGCCCCCGGCTCTAGAGGTAAAGGACGTCGGGCCTCCTCTGTCTTCCGCGGCCGACCGCTatcgtcgtcctcctctgtCCTTCCCCTTTCCCTCGCCGTTGtgctccccaaaccctagctgacGGCGGCGAATCCAActctggcgccggcggcgagaagaacCAATCCGAAGGCCGTTGCGATGGACCCTGTAGACCGCAATGGGTGATCCGCAGCCGCGCCTTCCGTTGCGCTCTCCGGTGGAGATGGCGAACGACGACAGCGGGTATggatcttcctcctcctttagTTGCTTAGTGAATGATTGTGAGAACGGTATCAGGAGATTTGCTTTGGATTTAGTCTATCGATAGTGATTGATTCGATTtcgggatttttctcttgtCGCTAGGGTTTCATTGTTCTCACTAGCTCTTAAAGTTGAAGGATTCAGTTCCACAGACAGTAGTGGTAGAAAAGCATACACAAAAGGACGCGTGATTAAGTGGGATGTTGAAGTAGGTTCTTTTTCTTTCGATTTGCTGATGAATAGCCTGCGCAATGAGTTCCAGTGGTCCAGTAGTCAGTCTGCTAGTGTATGGTTCTATGACAAAAGGATGGGGGAAGATGTCAAGCTAGAGAATGATTTGCAGATGCATGACATTTTCGAAATGTATAAGGATCAGATGCAATGCGACTTTATTGTTGGGGTTTTTGACAGTTGTCATAGACAGGCTTATGAGTTTGATGCTTTAAAGCCACTTTGTGTGATCCCACCTGTTTATTTTGGTGATGATAACCCTGATTAGATCCCACCCAATAGCAAATACATGCCAGCTGGACTTGGTAATGATGTTGCCGATCCAATTGACCATAATTCTGGGGAGGCAGAATTTTTACCAATAGATCCAGATCCTGAGCTTGAGGCTGACAGGGAGCCTGATATGTTTGACAATAGTGAGGAGTATGTTGGAGTTGATGATGAGGTTCAGTTCATGCCTGTACCATCTCCTCGGGCAGCTAACAATTCAGCCCCAGAATCATCTAACAATGCTGAATATCCTTCTTTTCATGATGCTGATGAATTTGATGGGGTTCCCAATGCTGAAGGAGAAACTCCTCCTGAGGTAGAGGTAAATGATGCAGATCCAGAGGAGGTTCAGGTTATCCATGATCCAGAAAACCCCAAGATAGAAGTGGGAGAAAGATTTCCGATATTGTTGCATTTAGGAAGGCAGTTAGGCATTATGCAGTTCTGACAGGGTTTGAGTTTGACAAGGTCATGACAGACCAGACTAGGTTCATTGCCAAGTGTAAAGCTGAAGGATGTCCTTGGCACATACATGCTTCAAGAATCTCTCATGGCAAGACAATAGAGGTGAATTGTCCTTGTATTTTGTATTCCTGTTTTGCACTGTCCTACCATAAATTActtataatattttttcttaTTTGCAGATCAAAGTATTGCCTGCAAAGCACAATTGTCCAACTACTAAACTGAGAGAAGGGAGAATGGCAACACAAGGCTGGTGTGCAGATAGGTTGGGGGATTGGCTGAAGAGAAATCCAACTAAAGGTCCAAAGGATTGTAAGGAAAAATTAGAGGGGGATTATGGTATCAAGCTCAAGTACTCCAAAGCATGGTCAGGCATGAAGGTAGCACTAGAGTAGATCCATGGAAAGTATGAGGAGAGTTTTCAGCTTCTTTTCAACTGGAAAGCTCAGATTGAGCAGTCATCACCTGGCAGCATAGTGCAGATAGAGTGTGAGAGGGTTCAGAAGAAGCAAAGGTTCAGGAGAATGTTTGTAGCTCTTAGACCTTGTATTGATGGATTCCTAGAGGGGTGCAGACCATTTATAGGTGTTGATGCATCCAATTTGTATGGCAAGTACAGAGGACAGTTGGCATCCGCAACTGGTGTAGATGGCCACAATTGGCTGTATCACATTGCATATGCAATTTTTGATAAAGAGAATGAGGACAACTGGGTTTGGTTCATGGAACAGTTGCATAGAGCCATTGGCAATGTTCCTAACCTAGTTATTTGTACAGATGCTTGTAAAGGTCTAGAGACAGCAGTTGGAGCTGTATTCCCTAATGCTGAAAATAGGGAATGCATGAGGCACCTGTACCAGAATTTTATGAAGCAGTACATAGGTGATGTCTTCACTGATCACCTGTATCCAGCTGCTAGGAACTACACAACTGGAATGTTCCAGTGGCACATGAAGAAAATATTTGAGTTTGCACCTGACACAATTGAGTATCTGGAGACACACCACAGTAGAATATGGTATAGATGTGGGTTCTCTGAAAACAGGAAGTGTGATTACTTGACCAATAATGTGTCAGAGAGTTTCAATGCTCAAGTGAAGAAGTTCAAAGGGTTGCTGTTGCATGAACTAGTAGACAAGCTGAGGGAGCTCATAATGGAAAAGAGATACTTGAGAAAGAAACTGGCTAGGCAGTGGCCAGAAGGAATTCTGCCTAATGTCATGAAAGAATTGAATCTGATTAGCAACCAGCTTAAGGTCATAAAAGTTACAGTAAGTGATGATTACATAGCTGAAGTCACCCTTTTGGACCATTGGAACAATCAAAAACGGCACACAGTGGACCTGCAGAATCACAAATGCTCTTGCAGGGAGTGGCAAATTACTGGGAAGCCATGTAGACATGCTTTGGCCTGGATATTGTCTAATAGGGGGATCAAAATTGAAGACTATGTCCATGAGTACTACTCAGTGGCTAGGTTCAAGAAAGCTTATGAAGCCAGAGTTGAGGGAATACCAGATAGGTCCCAGTGGCCTCAAGTGGATCTTGGTTTCAAAGTGCATCCACCATTGTTGGGCAGAGGACCAGGGAGGCCAAAGGTGCAAAGGATTAGAGGGTGCATGGAAAAAAGAACCACAAAGAAAAATGATAGCAGCATTGCCCACCACAATTGGCCTATTACCCTTCCTGAACTCATCCCTCAGTTCTTTGATTTCATTCCTCACATTGCCAATCTCCAATTTGATGTCAGCAAGCTGCATCTTCAGATCAAGTGCCACAATCTTCAACTCCCCACTAACCTGCTGCATTCCTTGAACAACATGATCAGGAGCCTGCCCAACTACTTGTATGTGCCCAGAACCAATTGAGTTGTCCAATAGACGTGCTTGATTATCGCGCAAATACAGCTCATATGCTGCCTCAAACCAGAACTGACCGCACTTGTTGGAGCACCGGTAGTAGATGTTGTCGTTCTTGCTCCTGTGCTTAGCAACCGGCGCTTGGCATTCGGGGCAGTTGATAAGAGGGAGAGCCCTTCCCCGT from Panicum virgatum strain AP13 chromosome 7N, P.virgatum_v5, whole genome shotgun sequence includes the following:
- the LOC120681137 gene encoding uncharacterized protein LOC120681137 gives rise to the protein MFVALRPCIDGFLEGCRPFIGVDASNLYGKYRGQLASATGVDGHNWLYHIAYAIFDKENEDNWVWFMEQLHRAIGNVPNLVICTDACKGLETAVGAVFPNAENRECMRHLYQNFMKQYIGDVFTDHLYPAARNYTTGMFQWHMKKIFEFAPDTIEYLETHHSRIWYRCGFSENRKCDYLTNNVSESFNAQVKKFKGLLLHELVDKLRELIMEKRYLRKKLARQWPEGILPNVMKELNLISNQLKVIKVTVSDDYIAEVTLLDHWNNQKRHTVDLQNHKCSCREWQITGKPCRHALAWILSNRGIKIEDYVHEYYSVARFKKAYEARVEGIPDRSQWPQVDLGFKVHPPLLGRGPGRPKVQRIRGCMEKRTTKKNDSSIAHHNWPITLPELIPQFFDFIPHIANLQFDVSKLHLQIKCHNLQLPTNLLHSLNNMIRSLPNYLYVPRTN